A single Verrucomicrobiota bacterium DNA region contains:
- a CDS encoding response regulator transcription factor has translation MKRRVLVADDESDMVELLAFVCNNEGWEVVKAYDGEAAIQAALTHEPDLILLDLVMPKLDGIAVCEFLRRHHTTAHIPILMLTGCHSNEAHTLGTGLGASEYITKPFSPRQVAQRARQLIAETTPVLPPELRVNRLVMDVGLEMVHLNGSLITLSHGEFRALAIATETLLRKAGSGQVPLESNEKEAARKQTKGAPASPTDKSVT, from the coding sequence ATGAAACGACGCGTATTAGTGGCGGATGATGAATCGGATATGGTGGAACTGCTGGCCTTTGTGTGCAATAACGAAGGCTGGGAGGTGGTGAAGGCTTATGATGGCGAAGCCGCCATCCAGGCGGCATTGACCCACGAGCCCGACCTGATCCTGCTGGATTTGGTAATGCCAAAACTGGATGGCATTGCCGTCTGCGAGTTCCTGCGGCGTCATCACACGACTGCGCATATCCCCATTCTCATGCTCACGGGCTGCCATTCAAACGAGGCGCACACGCTGGGAACGGGGTTGGGCGCGTCTGAATATATCACCAAACCATTTAGTCCGCGGCAGGTGGCGCAACGCGCGCGCCAATTGATTGCCGAGACCACGCCCGTCCTGCCACCAGAATTGCGGGTAAACCGGTTGGTGATGGATGTCGGGTTGGAAATGGTCCACCTGAACGGTAGTCTGATTACGTTGTCCCATGGCGAATTTCGCGCCCTGGCCATTGCCACGGAAACCTTGTTGCGCAAAGCCGGTTCCGGACAGGTTCCGTTGGAATCAAACGAAAAAGAAGCGGCCAGAAAACAAACAAAGGGTGCCCCTGCTTCGCCTACTGATAAGTCCGTAACTTAA
- the phoU gene encoding phosphate signaling complex protein PhoU has protein sequence MSPDDSAEARVCDLDFIPQPMITHYEQELTELRQKLLTMAGHAEQAVTRAVRSLTERDSDLAGQVQRDDDVLDQFEIEMDDHAIRLLAKAPLASDLRFVAMTMKISHELERVGDGAVTIARRAVELNQSAPLKAYVDIPRMSDIGLGMLRDALEAFINHGSAQAMAIIPRDKEVDELNRQLHRELAGFMVERPAMISLCLHLMTVSKTLERIADHAKNIAEDVVYLYEGRDVRHPGQGIKQGILG, from the coding sequence ATGTCACCGGACGATTCGGCTGAGGCGCGCGTCTGCGATCTGGATTTTATCCCCCAACCCATGATTACACATTACGAACAAGAACTGACGGAACTCCGCCAAAAGTTGCTCACCATGGCCGGCCACGCCGAGCAGGCAGTCACCCGTGCCGTGCGTTCTCTCACCGAACGCGACAGCGACCTCGCGGGCCAGGTGCAGCGGGACGACGATGTGCTGGACCAATTCGAGATCGAAATGGATGACCACGCGATTCGCCTGCTGGCCAAGGCGCCTCTGGCCTCCGATCTGCGGTTCGTCGCCATGACGATGAAAATTTCCCATGAACTGGAACGGGTGGGCGACGGCGCGGTTACCATCGCCCGGCGCGCGGTGGAATTGAATCAGTCGGCCCCATTGAAAGCGTACGTGGATATTCCCCGCATGAGCGACATTGGACTCGGCATGTTGCGTGACGCTTTGGAGGCCTTCATCAACCATGGTTCGGCGCAGGCGATGGCCATCATTCCGCGCGACAAAGAAGTGGATGAACTCAACCGGCAGTTGCATCGCGAACTGGCCGGGTTCATGGTGGAACGCCCCGCCATGATCAGTCTTTGTTTGCACCTCATGACCGTCTCCAAGACGCTGGAACGCATCGCGGATCATGCCAAAAACATCGCCGAAGACGTGGTGTACCTCTACGAGGGGCGGGATGTCCGCCATCCCGGCCAGGGGATAAAGCAGGGAATTTTAGGTTAG
- the pstB gene encoding phosphate ABC transporter ATP-binding protein PstB, whose product MADNSLSNLTIESRLPVATPEPNHPPLIEVSGLSLHYGATLALQDVSMPVPERLVTALIGPSGCGKSTFIRCLNRMNDLIDGVRITGQIKIGGHDIYGPDVDVIELRKRVGMVFQRSNPFPKSIYENIAYALRLHGTRDRATIDAIVEESLCAAALWDEVKDRLHTSAMGLSGGQQQRLCIARAIAIKPEIILMDEPASALDPIATAKIEDLILDLKQQFTIVIVTHNMQQAARISDYTAFFYLGVLVEYDVTQKIFTNPAKKQTEDYVTGRFG is encoded by the coding sequence ATGGCTGACAACTCGCTATCCAATCTCACCATCGAATCCCGGCTCCCGGTGGCCACGCCCGAACCAAATCATCCACCGTTGATTGAGGTTTCCGGCCTGTCGCTCCATTACGGCGCCACGCTGGCGTTGCAGGATGTTTCGATGCCGGTTCCAGAGCGGCTGGTCACCGCGCTCATTGGCCCGTCCGGCTGCGGTAAATCCACCTTTATTCGTTGCTTAAACCGCATGAACGACCTGATTGACGGCGTGCGCATCACCGGCCAGATCAAGATCGGCGGACATGACATTTATGGCCCCGATGTGGATGTGATCGAATTGCGCAAACGGGTGGGAATGGTGTTTCAGCGCTCGAACCCTTTCCCAAAATCCATCTACGAGAACATTGCCTACGCCCTCCGCCTGCACGGCACGCGTGATAGGGCCACAATTGACGCCATCGTGGAGGAAAGCCTGTGCGCGGCGGCGCTGTGGGATGAAGTCAAGGACCGGCTGCACACGAGCGCCATGGGCCTCTCCGGTGGCCAGCAACAGCGCCTCTGCATCGCGCGCGCCATTGCCATCAAACCCGAGATTATCCTGATGGACGAGCCGGCGTCCGCCTTGGACCCCATCGCCACGGCCAAGATTGAAGACCTGATCCTCGACCTCAAACAGCAGTTCACCATCGTCATTGTCACTCACAACATGCAGCAGGCAGCCCGTATCTCCGATTACACCGCGTTTTTCTACTTGGGGGTGCTGGTGGAATACGATGTCACCCAGAAAATCTTCACCAACCCGGCGAAAAAACAGACCGAAGATTATGTCACCGGACGATTCGGCTGA
- the pstA gene encoding phosphate ABC transporter permease PstA, which translates to MNSHPANGRPFTAARFDFASILFTGVTGLATGLILAILVVILGNILYHGWEGLSWRFVTAGTEKDMFDVNKAGVLPMIVGTSARVILMTIFVMPIGVITAVYLTEYASAMSMYTRIIRAAINNLAGVPSIVFGLFGLGFFISFIGGGLDKIFANGTPEPHWGKPALLWASMTLAVMTLPVVIVATEESLKAIPPGLREASLALGATKLETIIKIVLPQALPGILTGGILAISRAAGEVAPILFTGAAYYMASLPKSLSDQFMDLGYHVFILSTQSPNIEKTRPILYATVLVLLLLTFTLNVVAILVRAKVRRQMRLVQ; encoded by the coding sequence ATGAATTCACACCCCGCCAATGGACGCCCATTCACCGCCGCCCGGTTTGATTTCGCCTCCATCCTGTTCACCGGGGTGACCGGCTTGGCCACGGGCCTCATCCTGGCCATCCTGGTGGTGATTCTCGGTAATATCCTCTACCATGGCTGGGAGGGTTTATCCTGGCGCTTCGTCACCGCCGGCACGGAAAAGGATATGTTCGATGTGAACAAAGCGGGGGTGCTGCCCATGATTGTTGGCACGTCCGCCCGCGTCATATTGATGACGATCTTCGTGATGCCCATTGGCGTCATCACGGCGGTGTATTTGACCGAATACGCGTCGGCCATGTCCATGTATACCCGGATCATCCGTGCCGCGATCAACAATCTGGCGGGCGTGCCTTCGATCGTTTTCGGCCTGTTCGGCCTGGGTTTTTTCATCAGCTTCATCGGCGGCGGCCTGGATAAAATCTTTGCGAATGGCACCCCGGAACCGCATTGGGGGAAACCGGCCCTGCTGTGGGCCTCGATGACCCTGGCGGTCATGACTCTGCCGGTGGTGATTGTGGCCACGGAGGAGTCACTCAAAGCCATTCCACCCGGCCTGCGCGAAGCCAGCCTCGCGCTCGGGGCCACCAAATTGGAAACCATCATCAAAATCGTCCTGCCCCAAGCCTTGCCGGGCATTTTGACCGGCGGTATTTTGGCGATCAGCCGCGCAGCGGGGGAAGTCGCGCCCATCCTCTTCACCGGCGCGGCCTACTACATGGCCAGCCTGCCCAAATCTCTGTCGGATCAATTCATGGATTTGGGCTATCATGTGTTCATTCTATCCACCCAATCGCCCAACATCGAAAAGACCCGTCCCATCCTGTACGCCACCGTGCTGGTGCTGCTGCTGCTCACATTCACCTTGAACGTCGTCGCCATCCTGGTGCGCGCGAAGGTGCGCCGCCAAATGCGACTCGTCCAATAA
- the pstC gene encoding phosphate ABC transporter permease subunit PstC, whose protein sequence is MPLKYATSNRSVGWMGLHRSYRARPGEWLAERFIFLVSLSAIVMIFLIFLFVAREALPVALGRMNSAAIQVARPVSDLEKMSPAEVQAYLGLTAAQYVRMDKETLKDLMSIRVEDRKEAPKDKDAAVNTVSWRYLLLPYQWTGYEQPVYIWQPVSGIRKYNLIPLFIGSLKATLVALLFSVPLALGAAIYVSQLAPPRVKEWLKPAIELLAGIPSVVLGFFALIVLASFMQAILGSQSRLNAVVAGIALGLAIIPVVFSIAEDALTSVPRSYTQAALALGSSKWQAASQIVLPAAIPGVFAAVVLGFGRAIGETMVVLMASGNASIVSWSLLDSTRTMTATIAAELAETVFGQHHYRMLFLIGSLLFIITFVSNLVADVIIHRLKRRLEGKA, encoded by the coding sequence ATGCCACTCAAATACGCAACCAGTAATCGTTCCGTCGGCTGGATGGGGCTGCACCGGAGTTACCGTGCCCGTCCGGGGGAATGGCTGGCCGAGCGTTTCATCTTTCTGGTGTCGCTTTCCGCCATCGTGATGATTTTCCTGATTTTCCTGTTCGTCGCCCGTGAAGCCTTGCCGGTGGCATTGGGCAGAATGAACAGCGCGGCCATCCAAGTCGCGCGACCAGTGAGCGATTTGGAAAAAATGTCGCCTGCGGAGGTGCAAGCGTACCTTGGACTCACTGCGGCCCAGTACGTCAGGATGGACAAGGAAACGCTGAAGGACCTGATGTCCATCCGGGTCGAGGATCGCAAGGAGGCGCCCAAGGACAAAGATGCGGCAGTCAATACCGTCTCCTGGCGTTACCTGTTATTGCCGTACCAATGGACTGGTTATGAACAACCGGTGTACATCTGGCAACCGGTATCCGGCATCCGTAAATACAACCTTATCCCACTGTTCATTGGCAGTTTGAAGGCCACACTGGTTGCCCTGCTTTTTTCTGTTCCATTGGCGCTGGGCGCGGCAATTTATGTTTCCCAATTAGCCCCGCCCCGGGTGAAGGAATGGCTGAAGCCGGCCATCGAACTACTGGCGGGCATTCCCTCGGTCGTGCTGGGTTTCTTTGCGCTGATTGTCCTGGCCTCGTTCATGCAAGCCATTCTCGGCAGCCAATCACGCCTGAATGCGGTGGTCGCCGGCATCGCGCTTGGGCTCGCGATTATTCCCGTGGTCTTTTCCATCGCCGAGGATGCGCTGACCAGCGTGCCGCGCAGCTACACTCAGGCGGCACTGGCGCTGGGATCCAGCAAATGGCAGGCGGCCTCGCAGATTGTGCTGCCTGCCGCAATACCCGGCGTATTTGCCGCTGTGGTGCTGGGCTTTGGCCGGGCCATTGGGGAAACCATGGTTGTCCTCATGGCCAGCGGCAATGCCAGCATTGTTTCCTGGAGCCTGCTGGATTCCACCCGCACGATGACCGCGACGATTGCCGCCGAACTTGCCGAAACCGTCTTCGGCCAGCATCACTACCGGATGCTGTTCCTCATCGGGTCGCTGCTGTTTATCATCACCTTTGTCTCGAACCTCGTGGCGGATGTCATCATTCACCGCCTAAAGCGAAGACTGGAGGGCAAGGCATGA
- a CDS encoding phosphate ABC transporter substrate-binding protein, with the protein MKLFTKAIVALTVAIALTVPLQAGTITAIGSDTLVILAQKWAEAYMAKKPGVKIQVTGGGSGAGLAALQNQTTDLAHASRAIKSKEIEECLKAFGKRPIEYKVALDGLSVYANPENPLKELTIEQLKKIFTGKIRNWKEVGGNDAPITVYSRENSSGTYEFFKEHVLDGQDFAATAQTMPGTSAVVQAVAKDRNGIGYGGAAYGLDARTFKIKNDAKSPGIEPTEENVMKQVYPIWRYLYIYVNPALDKGDVAAYLNWIRSDEGQKLVKDIGYFPLPANLREK; encoded by the coding sequence ATGAAATTATTTACCAAAGCCATTGTGGCACTGACAGTCGCAATCGCGCTGACGGTGCCGCTTCAGGCTGGCACGATAACCGCCATCGGTTCGGATACGCTGGTCATTCTCGCCCAAAAATGGGCGGAGGCGTACATGGCGAAAAAACCGGGCGTAAAAATCCAGGTAACTGGGGGCGGGTCTGGGGCGGGGTTGGCCGCGCTGCAAAATCAGACGACCGATCTGGCCCACGCGTCGCGGGCAATCAAGTCCAAGGAAATCGAGGAGTGTCTGAAAGCCTTCGGTAAGCGTCCCATTGAATACAAGGTCGCCCTGGATGGGCTCTCGGTGTACGCGAACCCGGAGAATCCCCTCAAGGAACTCACGATCGAGCAGTTGAAAAAAATCTTCACAGGCAAAATCAGGAACTGGAAAGAGGTCGGCGGTAACGATGCCCCGATCACCGTGTATAGCCGGGAGAACAGTTCCGGCACCTACGAGTTCTTCAAAGAGCATGTGCTGGATGGCCAGGATTTTGCCGCCACGGCGCAGACCATGCCGGGGACCTCCGCCGTGGTGCAGGCGGTAGCCAAAGATCGGAATGGCATTGGGTACGGCGGCGCAGCCTACGGTCTGGACGCCAGAACCTTCAAAATCAAGAACGACGCGAAAAGCCCAGGCATCGAGCCCACAGAAGAGAACGTCATGAAGCAAGTATATCCGATTTGGCGTTACCTGTATATCTATGTGAACCCCGCGCTCGACAAAGGCGATGTCGCCGCCTATTTGAACTGGATTCGCAGCGATGAGGGGCAGAAACTGGTCAAAGATATCGGCTATTTTCCGTTGCCAGCCAATCTACGCGAAAAATAA
- a CDS encoding putative porin: MKQHWTNSKLTWMTVAATAVSAGALTPATHAQSTDALIDKLVDKGYLTVREANQLKDETDKNFTKSYQVKSGMPEWVSSMKINGDFRGRYEGIWQDKSNRDLPLTGPTVPVTTANATGPYVKDEHRLRYRLRLGFTAIMSDQFEVGMRLASGNGAGGDADPLSTNTTLGNNGSKKAVNVDLAYARWTPWDWATAEVGKMNNQFWMTTMIFDHDYTPEGAQEKLTFDLGKKHRVSWASGQYVISENYNPTGYTAVGSPHNNDVYTYVNQLDWTAKWDPKLQTRLAGSFINWSHQQENGVAANNNNGNQSLNTYTPANRQFYYPYFNQVVGRLEATYMLDSFVLFDGPFPITPMVEYVKNLSAPEDGDAYNVGVTMGSAKKKGNWQVSYNFENIELNSVWSGWNESDFGVRGKGGSNVRGHTIKASYKVANPLMFNVAYFVTQNIKSTALADAPNAGTPALGINSGSQIAGREKQYRLQCDLVWSF; this comes from the coding sequence ATGAAACAACATTGGACCAATAGCAAATTGACTTGGATGACCGTGGCGGCCACCGCCGTCTCTGCTGGCGCGCTCACGCCGGCAACGCACGCGCAATCCACGGATGCGTTGATTGACAAGTTGGTGGACAAAGGATACCTCACCGTGCGCGAGGCCAACCAACTGAAAGATGAGACGGATAAGAATTTCACCAAGTCGTACCAAGTGAAAAGCGGGATGCCGGAATGGGTTTCTTCGATGAAAATCAACGGTGACTTTCGCGGGCGTTATGAAGGCATCTGGCAGGATAAATCCAATCGGGATTTGCCGCTCACAGGACCCACCGTGCCGGTGACCACGGCCAATGCCACCGGTCCGTACGTCAAGGATGAACATCGCCTGCGTTATCGCCTGCGCTTGGGGTTCACGGCCATCATGAGCGACCAGTTTGAAGTGGGTATGCGCCTGGCCTCGGGCAATGGCGCCGGGGGGGATGCGGACCCGCTTTCCACCAACACCACCTTGGGGAATAACGGTTCCAAGAAGGCCGTGAACGTGGACTTGGCGTATGCGCGCTGGACTCCCTGGGATTGGGCGACTGCGGAAGTTGGCAAAATGAACAACCAGTTCTGGATGACCACCATGATTTTTGACCATGATTATACCCCGGAAGGCGCGCAGGAAAAGCTGACCTTCGATCTGGGTAAGAAGCACAGGGTGTCGTGGGCTAGCGGCCAATATGTGATCTCGGAAAACTACAATCCCACCGGTTACACCGCGGTCGGCTCGCCGCATAATAATGACGTTTATACGTATGTGAACCAGTTGGATTGGACCGCCAAATGGGATCCCAAGCTCCAGACCCGGCTGGCGGGTAGTTTCATCAACTGGTCGCACCAGCAGGAAAACGGGGTTGCCGCCAACAACAACAACGGCAACCAGTCGCTTAACACCTATACCCCGGCCAACCGCCAGTTTTATTATCCCTATTTCAACCAGGTGGTCGGCCGGCTGGAAGCCACCTACATGTTGGACAGTTTTGTTTTGTTTGACGGTCCGTTCCCGATCACTCCCATGGTCGAGTACGTCAAGAACCTGTCTGCGCCAGAAGACGGCGACGCCTATAATGTAGGCGTCACCATGGGTTCGGCGAAGAAGAAGGGTAACTGGCAAGTTTCCTATAATTTTGAGAACATTGAGCTGAATTCGGTTTGGAGCGGATGGAATGAATCGGATTTCGGCGTGCGCGGCAAAGGCGGCAGCAATGTGCGCGGCCACACCATCAAGGCCTCGTACAAGGTCGCCAATCCGCTCATGTTTAATGTCGCCTACTTCGTGACGCAGAATATAAAATCCACCGCGCTGGCCGACGCACCGAACGCCGGTACTCCGGCGTTGGGTATCAACTCGGGCAGCCAGATTGCGGGCCGCGAAAAACAGTATCGGCTGCAATGCGATCTGGTCTGGAGTTTCTGA
- a CDS encoding glycosyltransferase family 9 protein encodes MKPKGKILVIRGGAIGDFILTLPVLSALRRKYPDAHIEVLGYPHIAMLAQAGGLAQAVRSIDSRGLARFFTRDAQLDLDLVCYFAGFDLILSYLYDPAGVFRENVERCGQTRYIQGPHRPDDTGHQHATEVLLKPLEQLAVFNADAEPHLRINPEWAAPYRGRWLACHPGSGSETKNWPETQWATLLHRVLEETAWKILLVGGEAEGQRLERLAVSWPPDRLCVARHLPLPQLAERLSGCTAFVGHDSGISHLAAAVGLSGLVLWGHTNETVWRPRSKQVRILREPAGLAHLQVGTVFAALLQLVEQPRTFAVA; translated from the coding sequence ATGAAGCCCAAAGGTAAAATTCTCGTGATTCGGGGTGGGGCGATCGGGGATTTCATCCTCACGCTGCCGGTGCTGTCGGCCTTGCGCAGAAAATATCCGGATGCGCATATTGAAGTGCTTGGCTATCCGCATATTGCGATGCTAGCCCAGGCTGGCGGCTTGGCCCAGGCGGTGCGTTCCATTGACTCACGGGGGCTGGCACGATTTTTTACCCGGGACGCCCAATTGGATCTGGACTTGGTCTGTTATTTCGCAGGCTTCGATTTAATCCTCTCCTATTTGTATGATCCGGCCGGGGTGTTTCGGGAGAACGTGGAGCGTTGCGGGCAGACGCGTTATATTCAGGGACCTCATCGGCCGGACGACACCGGCCATCAGCATGCCACGGAAGTGTTGTTAAAGCCGTTGGAACAACTGGCTGTGTTCAATGCCGACGCCGAACCGCATTTACGCATCAACCCGGAATGGGCGGCGCCATATCGAGGGCGTTGGTTGGCCTGTCATCCGGGGAGCGGCAGCGAAACCAAGAATTGGCCGGAAACCCAATGGGCCACCCTGTTACATCGGGTATTGGAGGAAACTGCGTGGAAAATTCTGCTGGTTGGGGGTGAAGCGGAAGGGCAGCGGTTGGAGCGACTGGCGGTATCGTGGCCGCCGGATCGCCTCTGTGTGGCGCGCCATTTGCCCCTGCCTCAATTGGCGGAGCGTTTAAGCGGCTGCACGGCGTTTGTGGGTCATGATTCCGGCATTTCGCATCTCGCGGCGGCAGTGGGGTTGTCTGGGCTGGTGCTCTGGGGGCATACCAATGAAACGGTCTGGCGTCCACGCAGCAAGCAGGTGCGGATACTGCGAGAACCAGCCGGGCTGGCACATCTGCAAGTCGGAACTGTCTTTGCGGCACTGCTACAGCTTGTCGAGCAACCGCGAACGTTTGCGGTCGCGTAG
- a CDS encoding LysR family transcriptional regulator: MKIFCDLAETESFTKAAQVSEITQSAVSQQISTLERLFNSLLIERSKKRFRLTREGEVLYEYAKQIIQTYDALFSKLQEIKDIISGTIRVATIYSIGLHDLPPYLKKFLKAYPTVNVHVEYRRSNQVYEDVISNVVDLGLVAYATKDSKLEIVPLRRDNLVLICHPHHPLARHKSLRLKDLSGQKFIAFEPDIPTRRAVDRIMREHDVDVNVVMEFDNIETVKRAVEIDAGIAIVPHATIVQEVSKQTLAEARFEDGEFFRPLSAIYKKHKVLSPAMKQFIAMLKSTDSK, translated from the coding sequence TTGAAAATTTTTTGTGACCTGGCCGAAACCGAAAGCTTTACCAAAGCCGCCCAGGTGAGTGAAATTACGCAATCTGCGGTCAGCCAGCAGATTAGCACGCTGGAGCGGTTGTTTAACTCGCTCCTGATCGAACGCAGCAAGAAGCGCTTCCGCCTTACGCGCGAGGGCGAGGTGCTCTATGAATATGCCAAGCAGATCATCCAGACTTATGACGCCCTCTTCAGCAAGCTCCAGGAGATCAAGGACATTATTTCCGGCACCATCCGGGTGGCCACCATTTACAGTATTGGCCTGCACGATCTGCCGCCGTACCTGAAGAAGTTCCTGAAGGCGTATCCCACGGTGAACGTCCATGTGGAATACCGGCGTTCCAACCAGGTGTATGAGGACGTTATCAGCAACGTCGTGGATCTGGGTTTGGTGGCCTATGCCACCAAGGACAGCAAATTGGAGATCGTGCCGTTGCGCCGGGATAACCTGGTGCTGATCTGCCATCCGCATCATCCGCTGGCCCGCCATAAATCTTTGCGCCTAAAGGATTTATCCGGACAGAAATTCATTGCCTTTGAACCGGACATCCCGACGCGCCGCGCGGTGGATCGGATCATGCGCGAGCACGACGTGGATGTGAATGTCGTCATGGAGTTTGACAACATCGAGACCGTCAAGCGCGCGGTGGAGATTGACGCGGGTATTGCAATTGTTCCCCATGCCACCATTGTCCAGGAAGTCAGCAAGCAGACGCTCGCCGAGGCCCGCTTTGAGGATGGCGAATTCTTCCGGCCCCTCTCCGCCATCTATAAGAAGCACAAGGTGCTTTCGCCGGCGATGAAGCAGTTCATTGCCATGCTCAAGAGCACGGACTCCAAGTAA
- a CDS encoding DUF4412 domain-containing protein encodes MKKILFTAQIGMACLSLISAHAQFGAGGGNPGMGAPQGPKFDGTMAQFFGEHTAFSASLQMEIKAADKAEPLRMPGKLDFDQGKTRWEMDMAEMKTAQVTPETAAMLKNMGLSRISLITLPGKKTTLMVYPDKKAYVEMPMESGKSQAAAKPEDYKTETTELGKDTVDGHPCVKNKMVVTDKEGKKQEATVWNATDLKKFPVKIQYAEEQGNAITMSFKNVNAAKPAANRFDAPIGFTKYNSIMELMMSSMGGMLPGQ; translated from the coding sequence ATGAAAAAAATTCTCTTCACCGCCCAGATCGGCATGGCCTGTCTCAGTCTAATCTCCGCGCACGCCCAGTTTGGTGCGGGTGGCGGCAATCCGGGTATGGGCGCGCCGCAAGGCCCCAAGTTTGACGGTACCATGGCCCAATTCTTCGGTGAGCACACCGCCTTTTCGGCCAGCCTGCAAATGGAAATCAAGGCGGCCGATAAAGCGGAGCCGCTCCGCATGCCCGGCAAACTCGATTTTGACCAGGGCAAGACCCGCTGGGAAATGGACATGGCTGAAATGAAAACCGCGCAGGTGACGCCGGAGACCGCCGCCATGCTGAAGAACATGGGCTTGAGCAGAATATCGCTGATCACACTTCCGGGCAAAAAGACCACGCTCATGGTTTATCCCGACAAAAAGGCGTACGTCGAGATGCCCATGGAATCCGGCAAATCCCAGGCCGCCGCCAAACCCGAGGATTACAAGACCGAAACCACCGAACTGGGCAAGGACACCGTGGACGGGCATCCGTGCGTCAAAAATAAAATGGTGGTTACCGACAAGGAGGGAAAAAAACAGGAGGCCACGGTTTGGAACGCCACCGATTTAAAAAAATTCCCGGTCAAAATTCAGTATGCCGAGGAGCAGGGAAATGCCATCACCATGTCCTTTAAAAACGTGAATGCCGCCAAGCCCGCCGCCAACCGCTTCGACGCGCCCATCGGCTTTACCAAATACAACAGCATCATGGAACTGATGATGAGCAGCATGGGCGGCATGCTGCCCGGTCAATAA
- a CDS encoding serine/threonine-protein kinase has product MSTVSSNSGKLKMVVCGRCNGRVFVRGDLAPLHSIPCTKCGHPIIVPVMLRQFELRSIIGTGGMGTVYRAFDTTLEREVAVKMMKKDLVQDEQSTRAFFREARALAALNHTNIIHVYTFEKYDNQLYLVMELADRPSMDYRIEHESHLPELHVLDIGVKIASALDLALKHGFLHRDIKPGNILFNVDGEPKLVDFGLAGSAADGLGDEHSIMGTPYYVAPEKIKREAETFLSDMYSLAATMYQGLTGHVPFEAPTVDEVVLAHVNTPLVPPNQVLFEVTKATSDGIVRAMSKDPAERFQSYDEFIMEFTAARSKLLIQRYRGSDEAPPEQ; this is encoded by the coding sequence ATGTCAACGGTATCATCAAATTCAGGCAAGTTGAAAATGGTCGTTTGCGGACGGTGCAACGGTCGCGTGTTTGTGCGCGGCGATCTGGCACCACTGCACTCCATTCCCTGCACCAAGTGCGGCCATCCGATCATTGTCCCGGTGATGCTGCGGCAGTTTGAATTGCGCAGCATCATCGGCACCGGCGGCATGGGCACGGTGTATCGGGCGTTTGACACCACGCTCGAGCGTGAAGTGGCGGTGAAGATGATGAAGAAGGATTTGGTGCAGGACGAGCAATCCACCCGCGCGTTCTTTCGCGAAGCCCGCGCGCTTGCCGCCCTTAACCATACCAATATCATCCATGTGTACACCTTCGAGAAGTACGACAACCAGTTGTACTTGGTGATGGAGTTGGCGGATCGCCCCAGCATGGATTACCGCATCGAACACGAGTCGCACCTGCCGGAATTGCATGTGCTGGACATCGGTGTCAAGATCGCTTCCGCGCTGGACTTGGCACTCAAACATGGCTTTCTGCACCGGGATATCAAGCCCGGCAACATCCTGTTCAATGTGGATGGCGAGCCCAAACTGGTGGACTTTGGTTTGGCGGGCTCCGCCGCCGACGGGCTCGGCGACGAACATTCCATCATGGGTACGCCGTATTATGTCGCGCCCGAGAAAATCAAGCGCGAGGCCGAAACCTTCCTCTCCGACATGTATAGCCTGGCCGCCACCATGTACCAAGGGTTGACCGGACACGTGCCGTTCGAGGCACCCACGGTGGATGAGGTGGTGCTGGCGCATGTCAATACGCCACTGGTACCCCCCAACCAGGTGTTGTTTGAAGTCACCAAAGCCACGTCCGATGGCATTGTTCGTGCCATGTCCAAAGACCCGGCGGAACGCTTCCAGAGCTATGATGAGTTTATCATGGAATTCACCGCCGCCCGCAGCAAGCTCCTGATCCAACGGTATCGCGGATCGGACGAGGCCCCGCCCGAACAATAA